A segment of the Echinicola strongylocentroti genome:
TAGCAATGTCCAGCTGGAAGTGTACGAGGAGCTGGAGCAGCAGTTTGCTTCTGGAGCTGGAGCTCCATATGCTGCTTTGCTCAGTAGTGGCTTCATGGCTGGCTACCTTACGCAGACCTTGCTCTGCGAAATGGCCCACACGGTATGGGCGGCCCCTGATGCCCATCCGGCTATCCTTCCTGCCAACTATCAGCCAGATCCAGAACAATCCTTTCACGAATTTGCTAACGAATGCATCCAGAAGAGCCATCAGGTAAAAGGCCAGACCATCGCCATTCTCTCCAATGCAGTGGATACTATCCTGCCGGCCATTCATGATTTTGACTGGGTAAAAGACCTGTCACCAGCAAATACCTATTATTTGCTGGTGGATGACAGCCATGCTTTTGGACTGCTTGGAAAAGGCATATACGGCACCTACAGCCAGTGGAAGTCCCTCCCGGCACATTTGATCGTGGCAGGTTCACTTGGTAAGGGACTGGCCATTCCTGCGGGCATTGTATTGGGAGATGCGCAATTTATCGGGAAGGTAAAAAACAGTGCCATCTTCCGGGGAGCATCACCAGCTGCGCCTGGTTACTGTCAAGCATTCTTGCAGGCTGGGAAGATCTACAAGCAGCAGCAATCACTTCTTCAAGCTAACATGGAATATTTTTTTAAACTAATCAATAATTCCTCGGATCAGCTAAGGTACGATCCTCGTTTCCCTGTGATCACCTTCAAAAATAACGGCTGGTCTCCTAAATTACTGGAAGCAGGCATCATGATTTCTTCTTTTTCCTATCCGAGACCCGAAGATCCACCCGTGGATCGCATCATCCTCTCGGCCTACCATATGCAGGAAGACTTGGAAAAACTGACAGAAGTACTGACGAATACTTCAATCTAACAAAAGAGACGGGAAAACCTTGTCCAGAAGGACTACCTTTTCTTTGCTTCAAAGGTGGCGATGAGTTTCTCAAAATCCTCTTGGAGATTTTCGGCAGCAGCTAAAGGAGCTGTCGTCATGATCTTAAAATTTTGCCCTAACTTTGGGTACATATAAAAGTAACTTATCCACTCTTGCTCACCGCTAAGGGACTGAAATTTTGCCCAAAGAGCAGTAGCGCCATCTATTTTGGTTTTCCCCCGTTCTATCACCTTGAAATCCTCAACGTCTTCGGCCACATTGTACAACAGCTCAAAATTAAAATCCTCCTTAAAAGCCGGTTTGTCACCGAGAGACTCTACATAATCATCTCCTTGGGGCCGTTGCACATAAGTGAAGGACACATACGCACCGCTCGAATTAGGGGCGTACACCTCATAAGTATAGCCATCGTCCTTCACCTCCCAGCCACTGGGTTTGACATAGCTAAACTGAATACTAGGGTCGTTTATCACCACTCGTTCTTGGGCCGAAGCCACCAAAGGCAACACCCCAAGACAAAAAAGAATTATCGATCTGACTATCATAAAATTACTTGTCTAATTCTATAAAACAATAGCAATAAAAGTGCCTAGCTTGTTCATAAAAACAGGGCAAGATGAATTATCCCCATGTAAGTTAATGGCTTTCACCTCATTCTAGCGTCTCCAATAAGCTTCTTACCTCATCCCAAATTGGCTCGGAATATGCATTAAGGCTGCTATTCATAGCCTAATGCATATTCCCGAGTTTAACTAAAATGGTACGGAGGCCCCTTATGGCACTTCAATGGAAAAAGGAACACCCCGCAACAAATTTATCCTTGGTTTTTCAAGGCATGGTCCACCGCCCTAGCTGCAAAAACCATGTAGGTCAGCGAGGGGTTTTGGGTGCTGGTGGATGTCATGCAAGCGCCGTCTGTCACATAGACATTGGGACAAGTATGGAGTTGGTGGTGTTTGTTGAGCAGGGATGTCTTGGGATCATGCCCCATGCGGACGCCGCCCATTTCGTGGATGTCCAAGCCTGGCCGACGTTCATCATCCCAAGTGCGGATATTCTTAAATCCCGCTTCATCAAACATCTCCGATAACTGGTCGCGGTAATCCTGGATCATGTCAAGGTCGTTTTGGTCATAGTCCACATTGACCTTGAGCTGGGGCATTCCCCATTCGTCTTTTTGGTCCGTGTCGAGTGCGACGTAATTGCTTTCCTTCGGAATGGTTTCGCCCATCATGTGGGAGCCAACCCTCCATGGACCATAGGATGGATTCATCATGTTTTTAACTAAATCCGCTCCAGTTCCGCTATAATTAACATCCTTCGATCGGCTACCATGGATGCCTGCTGCATATCCTCTTAGAAACTTCGTTTCTTGTTTATCCACATTCCTGAATCGCGGCATATAGCCGCTGGTGGGCCTTTTTCCTTCTGTGGTAAACTCTTTTAGACCGTCATATTCTCCTGATACACCACCGCGGTAATTGTGAAAAGCAACGTATTTTCCCATCAAACCATTGTCATTGCCCAGCCCATTGGGAAAACGCTTCGACGTAGAATTCAACAGTATCAAATTGGTATTGAGTGCACTGGCGTTGACGAAAATAATCGGTGCGAAGTATTCTGTTACTTCTTTAGTATTCGCATCGATTACTCTCACTCCCGTGGCTTTTTGCTGTGCATCGTCATAAATAATGGAATGCACCACGGCGTGATTTTTTAGGGTCAGGTTTCCGGTACGTTGCGCCCAGGGAAGTGATGCGGAGTTCGAACTGAAATACCCACCAAAAGGGCATCCACGCTGGCAAATGGTGCGGTGCTGGCAGATTCCCCTACCTTGTTTTGCATAATATTCCGCGTTCCCTGTGATATGAGCACAGCGGCCACTGATGACATTTCGTCCAGGGTATTTTTGCTCCACGACGGATTTAAAGTATTCTTCTGCAGCAGTCAACTCGATTCCAGGCAAAAACTCTCCATCCGGAAGCTGTGGAATACCATCATGAAAACCGGCCACGCCGACAAACTTTTCCACATAACTGTACCAAGGTGCCAAGTCCTTATACCTGATCGGCCAATCAACGGCAAAACCATCCCTTGCCGGCCCCTCGAAGTCGTGATCACTCCAGCGCTGGACCTGACGAGCCCACAACAGCGATTTTCCTCCCGTCTGATAGCCCCTGATCCAGTCAAAAGGCTTTTCTTGGATATAAGGATGCTCTTGATCTTTCACGAAAAAGTGCGCAGCATCCTCTCTGAATGCATAGCAGCGACTGACGACAGGATTTTCCCGCTGGATGTCTTCCGGCATTTGGCCGCGGTGCTCAAATTCCCACGGCATCATATTCGTAGTGGGGTAATCTTTATTGTGGATAACGCTCCTTCCCCGTTCCAGCACCAAGGTTTTGACACCTTTGTCACATAGTTCTTTGGCAGCGAAGCCGCCACTCATGCCAGAGCCAATCACAATGGCTCCATAGGTATTTTCTTGTTTGCTTTTTATATTCAGATTAGCCATTGATGTTCACTTTTTCTCCTGGTACGATTTCTTTTTTTCCATTGAACTCCGGCCCGGGCACCAACTGGAAGGGCATGAGTTCGGTCATCACATATTCGGAATTCAAATAACCTTGGATGGTGTATTTTTTGGTGGTTTGCAAAAAATATTTCGTGGCCATTTCATCATCCGATGTTGGTTTGTCTTCCAAAATGGCATTGACAGTTTTTTCTGCTTCTACATTGTCCATTTTGGTAAACCGGGTACCGGACGTCTTTTTGGTATAATCATCAAATCCTTTCAGGCCACCGAGGAATTGTTTTTGTTCTTCAGCGCTCATGCAGTCATTGGCCATGACTAAGACAAAATTATGCACACCAAGCTCCGTTGCACCTTTGAGGTCTGTTTTAGGAATAATGGTATCCACCAGTTTTTGGAGCAATTGCTGCTGACTTTCAGTGATCTGCAGCTCATCATAAGCGGCCAGTACTTTTTCCTCACTGAAATCACAGGAAGGAATCAGAGCCAGGCCACCTGCCGCCATGGCGAGTTGTTTTAAGGCTAATCGTCTGTTCATAGGTTTGTCATTAGGGGTATTTTGGGTTAATGAGAATTTTGTGAAAAGATAAAACGGTTTAGCCAATTTTTCAATGAATTAGTGATTTAATCCATCGGTAGCAAATTTTATTGATTTCAGCTTTTTGGCAATTTTAATAAGAACTTGGATTCCAATATATGTTTATCCGGAATGATACCATTAATCACAGGGAAATTAAATAGGTGCTCACAGAAAACATGGAAATATCAGAAAAGCCTTATCTCATTCTAGGTGTTCAGTGCGTTCCGTGAGAAATAAAACCTGCCGGCAATAAAGCGTATAATCAGATTCCAATATATCGAAAAAAGTAGAGCAATACAGCTAACTTATGGGAGAACCACATTAGGCACATAGAGTACAATAGGGTGAAGTTCGGTGATCATTTTTGGCTTTCACACCATTTGATTAAACGTAGCGAGCATACTATAAATTGGATTCCTTATCACATCAACAAAATGGAGTTTTTAACTCAATTTTAGAGGTTCCGCAACACAGCTGGTCGAAACAACCTGGGAAGCAACTCGGTACCCGTTCGTCACTTTTGAGTCTTTAGCCTCACCACCTTCATAACCATAAAAAAGAGCCGGAAAGCAAATGGGCTTTCCGGCTACAAACTAAATCTAAAAAATTAGCGAATGTGATAAGTCTTCTTACCGTAATGTTTTTTGCCAAACATATCGGTTGCTTCCACTTCGATAGTGTGTACCCCTTTATCCTGTTTGGCATTTATTCCAGCACGCCACAGGTGGGTACTTTTTACAGGATTGGAAGGTCGTCTGCCATCCAGAAGCTCTTCGGTGGTGTCCCACTTATATACATCCATCATGTAGCTTGGGTCATATTCCTCCAGATAGGTCATTTTTTTCCAAGGGCCATCATCGATTCTGTAGCGGACTTCGTCATCGGCAGTACCCATAAAGAAATTTACAAAGATACCAGCAGAGGTACGTTTGTCCTTTTCAAGCACTTTCGGTGCGAAAATGGCCATTTGATAGTCTTCATTTTGGTCCACCACCTTGTACCTTACTTCATATTGATTTCCAGTGATGTCCAAGAATGCATAACCTTTTGGTGTTCCATCTCGCATGGTGGACTTGGGGACCCCTTTCTCATTGAGCTCACCAGAGTACCAGTCTCCAGAGGTAGTGCCTACGTTATAGTGATGGTGTGGATTTTCTTGACCCCAGCCGTCCTTCTCAAAAAAGAAGTCTTGTCGCTGCAAGTGGGTATGGGCAGAAAGTGAAAGCGTATGTGGATAATCCTTCAGCAGATCAAACAGCTGTTGGCGTTCTTCATCGTTAAATGGATCACCACTTGGCTCACTCAATGGAATATGGAAAGCCAAAACAATTAAGTGGTCCTTTGGTACATACTTAAGATCATTTTTGACAAACTCCAATTGATCTGGACGAAAACCTCCCCAGTAGCCCTTACCATCCCGAGGGTCAGGATACATCACGTCGTCCAATACGATAAAGTGAACTTTGCCATGATTAAAGGCATAATTGGCCGGGCCAAAATGCGCTTCAAACGTTTCGTCTGCTAGATGGTCTTCCTTGGCATCGAAGTTAAGGTCATGATTTCCCAATACATTGTACCAAGGGACGCCCACCTTGGCGGTAGCTGCAATATACGGATCAAAAAGATCCAAGTCATTACCAACCAAATCTCCCAATGACAACCCAAAGTCTAT
Coding sequences within it:
- a CDS encoding aminotransferase class I/II-fold pyridoxal phosphate-dependent enzyme, which codes for MQHHPIPHKIGRLIPWQGKDYRYFSGTAYLGMGSVPQFEQLIIQGIQQYGPNHGASRFSNVQLEVYEELEQQFASGAGAPYAALLSSGFMAGYLTQTLLCEMAHTVWAAPDAHPAILPANYQPDPEQSFHEFANECIQKSHQVKGQTIAILSNAVDTILPAIHDFDWVKDLSPANTYYLLVDDSHAFGLLGKGIYGTYSQWKSLPAHLIVAGSLGKGLAIPAGIVLGDAQFIGKVKNSAIFRGASPAAPGYCQAFLQAGKIYKQQQSLLQANMEYFFKLINNSSDQLRYDPRFPVITFKNNGWSPKLLEAGIMISSFSYPRPEDPPVDRIILSAYHMQEDLEKLTEVLTNTSI
- a CDS encoding GMC oxidoreductase, which produces MANLNIKSKQENTYGAIVIGSGMSGGFAAKELCDKGVKTLVLERGRSVIHNKDYPTTNMMPWEFEHRGQMPEDIQRENPVVSRCYAFREDAAHFFVKDQEHPYIQEKPFDWIRGYQTGGKSLLWARQVQRWSDHDFEGPARDGFAVDWPIRYKDLAPWYSYVEKFVGVAGFHDGIPQLPDGEFLPGIELTAAEEYFKSVVEQKYPGRNVISGRCAHITGNAEYYAKQGRGICQHRTICQRGCPFGGYFSSNSASLPWAQRTGNLTLKNHAVVHSIIYDDAQQKATGVRVIDANTKEVTEYFAPIIFVNASALNTNLILLNSTSKRFPNGLGNDNGLMGKYVAFHNYRGGVSGEYDGLKEFTTEGKRPTSGYMPRFRNVDKQETKFLRGYAAGIHGSRSKDVNYSGTGADLVKNMMNPSYGPWRVGSHMMGETIPKESNYVALDTDQKDEWGMPQLKVNVDYDQNDLDMIQDYRDQLSEMFDEAGFKNIRTWDDERRPGLDIHEMGGVRMGHDPKTSLLNKHHQLHTCPNVYVTDGACMTSTSTQNPSLTYMVFAARAVDHALKNQG
- a CDS encoding gluconate 2-dehydrogenase subunit 3 family protein, with amino-acid sequence MNRRLALKQLAMAAGGLALIPSCDFSEEKVLAAYDELQITESQQQLLQKLVDTIIPKTDLKGATELGVHNFVLVMANDCMSAEEQKQFLGGLKGFDDYTKKTSGTRFTKMDNVEAEKTVNAILEDKPTSDDEMATKYFLQTTKKYTIQGYLNSEYVMTELMPFQLVPGPEFNGKKEIVPGEKVNING
- a CDS encoding calcineurin-like phosphoesterase C-terminal domain-containing protein encodes the protein MKKLLLSSLIVAASWSAFAQETAKGTVYEDLNNNGKKDRKEDGIAQVAVSNGVDVVLTDKKGRYELPIGQDQIIFVIKPAGYQAPVNEQNLPQYFYIHKPEGSPEMDFEGVAPTGKLPKKVDFGLLPISDKTNFTALIFGDPQPYTIEEINHFDNGVVSEVEGIEDIDFGLSLGDLVGNDLDLFDPYIAATAKVGVPWYNVLGNHDLNFDAKEDHLADETFEAHFGPANYAFNHGKVHFIVLDDVMYPDPRDGKGYWGGFRPDQLEFVKNDLKYVPKDHLIVLAFHIPLSEPSGDPFNDEERQQLFDLLKDYPHTLSLSAHTHLQRQDFFFEKDGWGQENPHHHYNVGTTSGDWYSGELNEKGVPKSTMRDGTPKGYAFLDITGNQYEVRYKVVDQNEDYQMAIFAPKVLEKDKRTSAGIFVNFFMGTADDEVRYRIDDGPWKKMTYLEEYDPSYMMDVYKWDTTEELLDGRRPSNPVKSTHLWRAGINAKQDKGVHTIEVEATDMFGKKHYGKKTYHIR